The following proteins are co-located in the Sporolituus thermophilus DSM 23256 genome:
- a CDS encoding MlaD family protein yields MNLSTEAKVGAVTIVGLLLLAYMIVHLGGFSFSDKGYPVTATFNQVSGLKEGNLVRYAGVEVGRVQAVSVAPEGVKVRLLISPGVKIPQGARFTIGTDGLLGEKFINILPPAANSGFLPPGAQVRGEDPQGLDQLIATADRVLLDIQALVKSLNDVLGDEKVKGAMKQTLLNARQITDHLNELSASLARMAQSSEGDIQDTVRNLRAMSGSLRDVAARVDKLVANVDNNGQTATDLRETLANLKATSARVEKMAASLEGVVTDPETSRNLKETLRNAREASEKANRILSKVDGVKAEAGIEMLYDTDNHKYRSSADVRIQTSPRDFAVIGVSDIGDSSKTNFQVGRGEGLAGRAGVIDGKAGIGVDAKLGQQLRLSVDAYDPNDVRVKLRTQYQIAPDTFVVGQVDGINKSADTSTSVGVRTTF; encoded by the coding sequence ATGAATCTGAGCACGGAAGCGAAGGTAGGCGCCGTTACCATCGTCGGCCTCCTTCTCCTCGCCTATATGATCGTCCATTTGGGCGGCTTCAGCTTCAGCGATAAGGGCTATCCGGTGACCGCCACGTTTAACCAGGTAAGCGGTCTGAAAGAGGGTAACCTGGTCCGCTACGCCGGCGTGGAAGTGGGCCGGGTGCAGGCGGTTTCGGTTGCCCCCGAGGGGGTTAAGGTGCGCCTGCTGATTAGCCCAGGGGTAAAAATCCCGCAGGGGGCGCGGTTTACCATCGGTACCGACGGGCTGCTCGGCGAAAAATTTATCAACATTCTTCCCCCCGCGGCCAATTCGGGCTTTCTGCCTCCTGGCGCCCAGGTGCGCGGCGAAGACCCGCAAGGGCTTGACCAGCTGATCGCCACCGCCGACCGGGTGCTCTTAGACATTCAGGCCCTGGTCAAATCGCTGAACGACGTTCTCGGCGACGAAAAAGTGAAGGGGGCCATGAAGCAAACCCTGCTGAACGCCCGCCAAATCACGGACCACCTGAACGAACTGAGCGCGAGTTTAGCCCGGATGGCGCAAAGCAGCGAGGGCGACATCCAGGATACGGTGCGCAACCTGCGGGCCATGTCCGGCAGTTTGCGCGACGTGGCGGCCAGGGTAGACAAACTGGTGGCCAATGTCGATAATAACGGCCAGACGGCTACCGACCTCAGGGAAACGCTTGCGAATTTAAAAGCGACCAGCGCCCGGGTCGAGAAAATGGCCGCGTCGCTGGAAGGGGTAGTTACCGATCCGGAAACCTCCCGCAATCTCAAAGAAACGCTGCGCAACGCCCGGGAGGCCAGCGAGAAAGCCAACCGCATACTGAGCAAGGTGGACGGCGTCAAAGCCGAAGCCGGAATTGAAATGTTATACGACACCGATAACCACAAGTACCGGAGCAGCGCCGATGTGCGCATCCAAACTTCGCCCCGCGACTTTGCCGTTATCGGCGTCAGCGATATTGGCGACAGCAGCAAAACCAACTTTCAGGTAGGCCGCGGCGAGGGTCTGGCCGGGCGCGCCGGCGTCATCGACGGCAAAGCCGGTATCGGCGTTGACGCCAAACTCGGTCAGCAGCTCCGCCTCTCGGTAGATGCTTACGACCCCAACGATGTGCGGGTCAAACTGCGCACCCAATACCAAATTGCCCCTGATACTTTTGTTGTCGGCCAGGTAGACGGCATCAACAAGAGCGCTGATACCAGCACTTCGGTCGGCGTGCGGACGACGTTTTAA
- a CDS encoding ABC transporter ATP-binding protein, with protein MIKLVNVNMSFRGRPVLHDINLEIAKGEIMVIIGPSGSGKSTLLRLIIGLLKPTGGEIWVKGQEISRAGEEEMNKLRRHMGMVFQYSALFDSMTVGENVAFGLRQHTDLSEEEITRVVRRRLRMVGLAGQENVMPSELSGGMKKRVSLARAMAINPEIVLYDEPTAGLDPIMSGTIDRMITSARRLFGVTSVVVTHHMSSAFNIADRIAMIYGGRIVEIGTVDEIRQSENPIVQQFIHGYKSSALARRRQKP; from the coding sequence GTGATTAAATTAGTAAACGTCAATATGTCCTTTCGCGGCCGGCCCGTTCTCCACGACATCAACCTGGAAATCGCCAAAGGGGAAATCATGGTGATCATCGGCCCCAGCGGCTCGGGCAAGAGTACGCTGCTGCGCCTCATCATCGGCTTACTAAAACCCACCGGCGGCGAAATCTGGGTTAAGGGGCAGGAAATTTCCCGGGCCGGCGAAGAGGAAATGAATAAGTTGCGCCGGCATATGGGGATGGTTTTTCAGTATTCGGCGCTGTTTGACTCCATGACGGTAGGGGAAAATGTGGCCTTCGGCCTGCGCCAGCATACCGACCTGAGCGAGGAGGAAATCACCCGCGTGGTGCGGCGGCGGCTGCGGATGGTCGGCCTGGCGGGGCAGGAAAACGTCATGCCGAGCGAGCTTTCCGGCGGGATGAAGAAGCGGGTCAGTCTGGCCCGGGCGATGGCCATCAATCCGGAAATCGTGCTGTACGACGAGCCGACGGCCGGTCTGGACCCGATTATGTCCGGCACCATTGACCGGATGATTACCAGTGCCCGCCGCCTTTTCGGCGTGACATCGGTGGTAGTCACCCACCACATGTCCAGCGCGTTTAACATCGCCGACCGCATCGCCATGATCTACGGCGGCCGGATTGTCGAAATCGGGACGGTTGACGAAATCCGGCAGTCCGAAAACCCTATTGTCCAGCAGTTCATCCACGGTTACAAGTCCAGCGCCCTGGCACGAAGGAGGCAGAAACCATGA
- a CDS encoding MlaE family ABC transporter permease: MFIPMLEKLGRAVLSQLETTGRVILLFTETIYHLRRFNLKLTLRQAAHLGVDSLPIVLLTILFTGMVMTVQTAHEFIKYGAQSSVGGVVAVAMGRELAPVLTGVVAAGRVGAAITAEIGSMKVTEQIDALRVMATNPIAYLVVPRLVACVFMLPILVVFADVIGTLGGYLVATLYAGIGSFTYLHSIKVFAAVTDVTGGLIKAMVFGAIIAIIGCYKGLTTDEGAEGVGRATTGSVVTSIILIFVTNYFLSLLLYR; encoded by the coding sequence ATGTTTATACCAATGCTGGAAAAGCTTGGCCGGGCGGTACTTAGCCAACTGGAAACCACCGGCCGCGTTATCCTTTTATTTACCGAAACAATTTACCACCTGCGGCGGTTTAACCTAAAGCTGACGCTGCGCCAGGCAGCCCACCTCGGCGTCGATTCGCTGCCCATCGTGCTGTTAACCATCCTTTTTACCGGCATGGTCATGACCGTGCAGACCGCCCATGAATTTATCAAATATGGCGCCCAGTCTTCCGTCGGCGGCGTCGTCGCCGTGGCCATGGGCCGGGAACTGGCCCCGGTGCTGACCGGAGTGGTGGCGGCCGGTAGGGTTGGGGCGGCGATCACGGCCGAGATCGGTTCCATGAAGGTGACCGAGCAGATTGACGCCCTGCGGGTAATGGCGACCAACCCCATTGCCTACCTGGTCGTGCCGCGGCTGGTGGCCTGCGTCTTTATGCTGCCCATTCTGGTGGTGTTCGCCGACGTCATCGGCACGCTTGGCGGCTATCTGGTGGCGACGCTGTACGCCGGCATCGGCTCTTTTACATATTTGCACTCCATCAAGGTTTTTGCCGCGGTCACCGACGTGACCGGCGGCCTCATCAAAGCCATGGTTTTTGGTGCCATCATCGCCATTATCGGCTGCTACAAGGGTCTTACGACCGACGAAGGGGCCGAAGGGGTGGGCCGGGCCACAACCGGCTCAGTCGTTACTTCCATCATCCTGATTTTCGTTACCAACTACTTTTTGTCGCTCCTGTTATATCGCTAG
- a CDS encoding SpoIVB peptidase S55 domain-containing protein, with amino-acid sequence MILLARLQKPYRIVLLALFFILPAALVQAVAIMPVDQVRPGMQGVGKTVVAGTQIEEFGVEVLGVMKDKGPSGDLILVRTYGDVIERTGGIAQGMSGSPVYIDGKLVGAIAYGWSLTDHRIGMVTPIADMLKLWEMPDKANSWASQPLSADVKPVATPVMAAGFGERALAMLAEKLRPFNLVPYAVGGAAPGESQARLEPGAAVGIELVRGDVSLGAIGTVTYVEGDKVLAFGHPFLKKGNTNFFLTDAYVFTTVKGLENSFKVGVTGNLLGTVTQDRGAGVAGVTGRYPSVVPVRIIIQDSGAGKTTDAAVQIVQDEQLAPILTATTVYSFIEKTMDRVGPGSARVTFEVSGRNLPGETLKRENMFYSPVNIGEAAVGELYEALALVADNKFTPVDLMDVKVNVDVTAERRTATIMEARANVATAKPGDKIDITVKLKPYREEPITRVVSFVIPKDQPAGPLTLEVRGGGTVPLTYGLLKDQGLEGELARLEKNKHRTFADVVRDVVERDRNNDIVVEILDLDLLQPGSGLAGSQTNQLKLGNEPQPAGDKTNQANKARGPLGDFAKKNEENRTKYHITTDYIIDSDTQVVIQVVKDEGK; translated from the coding sequence ATGATATTGTTGGCGCGTTTACAAAAGCCGTACCGGATTGTGCTGCTGGCGCTATTCTTCATCTTGCCGGCGGCGCTCGTGCAGGCCGTGGCCATCATGCCGGTCGACCAGGTACGGCCGGGGATGCAGGGTGTGGGCAAAACAGTCGTTGCCGGGACCCAAATTGAAGAGTTCGGGGTCGAAGTACTGGGGGTCATGAAAGATAAAGGCCCATCCGGCGACCTCATCTTAGTACGTACTTATGGCGATGTAATTGAGCGTACCGGGGGCATCGCTCAAGGCATGAGCGGCAGCCCCGTTTATATTGATGGCAAATTGGTCGGCGCCATCGCCTACGGCTGGTCGCTGACCGACCACCGGATCGGTATGGTGACGCCGATTGCCGATATGCTGAAGCTGTGGGAAATGCCGGATAAGGCGAATAGCTGGGCCAGCCAGCCGCTTTCTGCAGACGTTAAACCGGTGGCGACGCCGGTCATGGCCGCCGGTTTTGGCGAACGGGCGCTGGCGATGCTGGCCGAGAAACTCAGGCCCTTCAATCTGGTCCCGTACGCCGTCGGTGGCGCGGCACCGGGTGAAAGCCAGGCGCGGCTTGAACCCGGCGCCGCCGTGGGCATCGAGCTGGTGCGGGGTGACGTTAGCCTGGGTGCGATTGGCACCGTTACCTACGTCGAGGGCGATAAAGTGCTGGCGTTCGGCCATCCGTTCCTGAAAAAAGGCAATACGAACTTTTTCTTAACCGACGCGTATGTATTTACCACCGTGAAAGGCCTGGAGAACTCCTTTAAAGTAGGTGTTACCGGGAATCTCCTTGGCACGGTCACTCAGGACCGCGGCGCCGGGGTGGCCGGCGTAACCGGCCGCTATCCCAGTGTTGTACCGGTGCGCATTATCATCCAGGACAGCGGCGCCGGCAAAACGACCGACGCCGCCGTGCAGATTGTGCAGGACGAACAGCTGGCGCCCATTCTTACGGCGACCACCGTCTATAGTTTTATCGAAAAGACCATGGACCGCGTCGGCCCCGGTTCGGCCCGCGTCACCTTCGAGGTTAGCGGCCGCAACCTACCGGGGGAAACCCTAAAGCGCGAGAACATGTTTTACAGCCCGGTCAATATTGGCGAGGCGGCTGTCGGCGAATTGTACGAGGCGCTCGCGCTTGTTGCCGATAACAAGTTTACGCCGGTCGATCTTATGGACGTGAAAGTTAATGTCGACGTTACCGCCGAGCGCCGTACGGCCACCATCATGGAAGCGCGGGCCAACGTGGCGACGGCGAAGCCGGGCGATAAGATTGACATAACGGTTAAACTCAAGCCTTACCGGGAAGAACCGATTACCCGCGTGGTCAGCTTCGTCATTCCCAAGGACCAGCCGGCCGGGCCGCTGACGCTGGAAGTGCGTGGCGGCGGCACCGTACCGCTCACGTACGGCTTATTGAAAGACCAGGGGCTGGAAGGGGAACTGGCGCGGCTGGAAAAAAACAAGCACCGCACTTTTGCCGACGTCGTCCGGGACGTGGTGGAGCGCGACCGCAACAATGACATTGTCGTCGAGATTTTGGACCTTGATCTGTTGCAGCCGGGCAGCGGCCTGGCCGGCAGCCAGACCAATCAGCTGAAATTGGGCAACGAGCCCCAACCGGCCGGCGATAAGACCAACCAGGCGAACAAGGCGCGCGGCCCGCTGGGGGACTTTGCGAAGAAGAATGAGGAAAACCGGACCAAATATCATATCACTACCGACTATATCATCGACAGCGACACCCAGGTCGTAATTCAGGTAGTTAAAGACGAAGGCAAATGA
- a CDS encoding HlyD family efflux transporter periplasmic adaptor subunit produces the protein MFRRKTAILLLTLLMVAVLGAWSASAGALVDQRSVLSGHVLSVVTPGTAVQEGTVLVVVGTITGPVPAVRATVDGVVKEVMISPGDIIRQGDTVVRIEPSRK, from the coding sequence ATGTTCCGCCGAAAAACCGCCATCCTGCTGCTGACCCTGCTAATGGTTGCCGTGCTTGGCGCCTGGTCGGCGTCAGCCGGGGCGCTAGTCGACCAGCGCAGCGTCCTGTCGGGCCATGTCCTGAGCGTTGTCACGCCCGGCACGGCTGTGCAGGAAGGTACGGTGCTGGTTGTGGTCGGCACGATTACCGGCCCGGTACCGGCCGTACGCGCCACCGTGGACGGCGTGGTCAAAGAAGTAATGATAAGCCCCGGGGACATTATCCGTCAGGGGGATACGGTGGTGCGGATTGAACCGTCCCGCAAGTAG
- a CDS encoding phosphodiester glycosidase family protein, giving the protein MNKSRITAITLAFLLLWASLAGAAAPTTAPASAPAAESAAVPAAVVSKIRSSQAADKVRIVLDMTAVPAYKVRLLDEPLRLVVDLEGAVNKSGLTELKFNDPLVGAARLAQAEPGKLRLTIDLKQAVIYNVFSLKAPNRLVIDLVKVYEQKVTQEVMPGVTYTSWLSGRPYGPVSAHILTVDLKQGFVLQPVLANGVVQGLDTVAAMARACRAVAAVNGSYFAPTGEILGLFKLDGEIVSTPPLARTAMGVMPDGKIIIDQVTYQGYVQLSSGERLVIDGVNRERGPDELILYTSRYGVTTGSNIYGIEYVIVGDEVKAIKTNDSVIPADGIVLSAHGRSAQALAALKVGDKIKIHQSLGPVWDKTVHVLGAGPMLLKNGSIYLTTKIEEFGSDVAGGRAPRTALGLTKDGRVLLVVVDGRQPTSTGMTLLELALFLQELGAVDAMNLDGGGSSEMVVNDKVVNKPSDGRERKVGSALAVISARLAI; this is encoded by the coding sequence ATGAACAAAAGCCGCATTACCGCGATCACGCTTGCCTTCCTGCTGCTCTGGGCTTCACTGGCCGGGGCCGCCGCGCCGACCACCGCCCCGGCCAGTGCTCCGGCTGCCGAGTCAGCAGCTGTGCCGGCAGCAGTTGTCAGCAAGATCCGTTCCAGCCAGGCCGCCGATAAGGTGCGCATCGTTTTGGATATGACCGCCGTCCCGGCCTATAAGGTACGGCTGCTGGATGAGCCGCTGCGGCTGGTCGTTGACCTGGAAGGAGCGGTAAACAAAAGCGGCCTGACCGAGCTCAAATTCAACGACCCGCTGGTCGGCGCCGCGCGACTGGCTCAAGCCGAGCCGGGCAAACTGCGGCTGACGATCGACCTCAAGCAGGCCGTAATTTACAATGTATTTTCCCTCAAGGCGCCCAACCGGCTGGTTATCGACCTGGTGAAAGTATATGAACAGAAAGTAACCCAGGAAGTCATGCCGGGGGTTACTTATACGTCATGGCTGAGCGGGCGGCCGTACGGCCCGGTGTCGGCCCATATTTTAACCGTTGACCTCAAACAGGGCTTTGTGTTACAACCGGTCTTAGCTAACGGCGTAGTGCAGGGTCTGGACACCGTTGCCGCCATGGCCCGCGCTTGTCGGGCGGTGGCGGCTGTCAATGGCTCGTACTTTGCCCCGACCGGCGAAATTTTAGGCCTCTTCAAGCTGGACGGCGAAATTGTCAGCACCCCGCCGCTGGCGCGCACCGCCATGGGCGTCATGCCTGACGGAAAAATAATTATCGACCAGGTAACCTATCAGGGCTATGTACAGCTTTCATCCGGCGAACGGCTTGTTATCGACGGCGTCAACCGCGAGCGCGGCCCCGACGAGCTCATTTTATACACCAGCCGCTACGGCGTGACGACCGGCTCCAATATCTACGGGATTGAATATGTAATTGTCGGGGATGAGGTCAAGGCCATAAAGACAAATGACAGCGTTATTCCTGCCGACGGCATTGTCCTGTCGGCTCACGGCCGGTCGGCACAAGCCCTGGCGGCCCTCAAGGTAGGGGACAAAATTAAAATCCACCAGTCGCTCGGACCGGTATGGGACAAGACGGTGCATGTCCTGGGGGCCGGGCCGATGCTGCTAAAAAACGGCAGTATTTATCTTACCACCAAAATTGAGGAGTTCGGCAGCGATGTCGCCGGCGGGCGGGCGCCGCGCACCGCCCTTGGTTTGACCAAGGACGGGCGGGTCCTCCTGGTCGTGGTGGATGGCCGCCAGCCAACCAGCACAGGCATGACCCTCTTGGAACTGGCGCTGTTTTTACAGGAGCTGGGGGCGGTAGATGCCATGAACTTGGATGGCGGCGGCTCCAGTGAGATGGTAGTTAATGACAAGGTGGTCAATAAACCGTCTGACGGCCGGGAACGCAAGGTGGGAAGCGCCTTGGCGGTAATTTCGGCAAGGCTTGCTATTTAA
- a CDS encoding rod-binding protein, with protein MRSDSIGSTPRASWDKTIKAKGVGSAAKRGQADGAVREDQKLRQACRDMEALFLGLLLNRMRSTVPKAGLLDTTQEEMMRPLLDRELTSTMAQAGGIGLADMLYRQLANENKEKSQAPR; from the coding sequence ATGCGAAGCGATTCAATTGGCAGCACCCCACGCGCCTCCTGGGACAAAACGATAAAGGCAAAAGGCGTCGGTTCAGCCGCCAAACGGGGTCAGGCGGACGGCGCGGTCCGCGAGGACCAAAAGCTGCGCCAGGCCTGCCGGGACATGGAGGCCTTGTTCCTGGGCCTCTTGCTCAACCGGATGCGCAGCACGGTCCCGAAAGCGGGACTGCTGGATACGACCCAAGAAGAAATGATGCGCCCCCTGCTCGACCGGGAATTGACAAGCACGATGGCGCAGGCAGGCGGCATCGGGCTGGCCGACATGCTCTACCGCCAGCTTGCCAATGAAAACAAGGAAAAAAGCCAGGCTCCGCGTTAG
- a CDS encoding flagellar basal body P-ring protein FlgI, with the protein MRKTLVLLSVLCVLAVGLVPAGAMAAGVRIKDVAKVQGVRSNQLVGYGLVIGLAGTGDSTKNLATMQSIANMLRTFGVTVTPAQLQAKNVAAVMVTASLPPFVKPGDTIDITVSSLGDAKSLQGGTLLQAPLRAANGLVYAVAQGPLSVGGYTAGSGGASQQKNFPTVGTIPGGAIVERDVPVEFTAGGQIALALSQPDFTTASRIVQAIDGRFGPIAVARDPGTVTVSVPDFYGSDIVGFIAAIEELTIVPDTAAKVIINERTGTVVMGGQVTIDEVAVAQGGLSVRITRDKAVSQPPPLSGGSTVVTDKTTLQVDEAKASMVTLPPAASVSDVVAALNAIGATPRDIIAILQAIKAAGALHADLQII; encoded by the coding sequence ATGCGCAAAACGTTAGTCTTGCTGAGCGTTCTCTGTGTGCTGGCCGTCGGCCTTGTTCCGGCCGGGGCAATGGCTGCCGGCGTCCGTATCAAAGATGTGGCCAAGGTCCAGGGGGTGCGCAGCAACCAGCTGGTGGGCTACGGCCTGGTCATCGGCCTGGCCGGTACGGGTGACTCGACGAAGAATTTGGCGACGATGCAGTCGATCGCCAATATGCTCAGAACCTTTGGCGTGACGGTTACGCCGGCCCAGCTCCAGGCGAAAAACGTGGCGGCCGTCATGGTGACGGCGTCCCTGCCGCCGTTCGTCAAGCCCGGCGATACTATCGACATTACCGTGTCTTCTCTCGGCGATGCCAAGAGCCTGCAGGGTGGCACACTGCTGCAGGCGCCGCTGCGGGCGGCCAACGGTCTTGTTTACGCTGTCGCCCAGGGCCCCCTGTCGGTCGGCGGGTATACGGCCGGCAGCGGGGGCGCGAGCCAGCAAAAAAACTTCCCCACCGTGGGGACCATTCCGGGCGGCGCGATCGTGGAGCGGGACGTGCCGGTGGAGTTTACGGCCGGCGGCCAGATCGCGCTGGCTCTCAGCCAGCCTGACTTTACCACGGCCAGCCGCATCGTCCAGGCGATTGACGGCCGCTTTGGCCCGATTGCCGTTGCCCGGGATCCCGGCACGGTAACGGTCAGCGTGCCGGACTTTTACGGCAGCGATATCGTCGGCTTTATTGCCGCTATCGAAGAACTGACGATCGTCCCTGATACGGCCGCCAAGGTAATAATTAATGAGCGGACCGGCACCGTCGTCATGGGCGGCCAGGTGACGATCGACGAGGTGGCGGTAGCCCAGGGCGGTCTGAGCGTGCGGATTACGCGGGACAAAGCGGTTTCCCAGCCGCCGCCGCTATCCGGCGGCAGCACCGTCGTCACCGACAAGACGACCCTGCAGGTTGACGAGGCCAAAGCCAGTATGGTGACGCTGCCGCCGGCGGCCAGCGTCAGTGATGTCGTCGCCGCTCTCAATGCCATTGGCGCTACGCCGCGGGACATTATCGCCATCCTCCAGGCCATCAAGGCAGCCGGCGCTCTGCACGCCGACCTGCAAATAATATAG
- a CDS encoding flagellar basal body L-ring protein FlgH — MGHKAVVILITAVLMASALAPAAPAAAASLWTDSGPAANMYADRKAHAVGDIITIIISESSSASRTGKAENAKSGSTDMQAGVGIFHWLADASAGYSDSFKSQGTIANSNNVSAKLTVQVVEVKPNGNMVVSGTQSIKQNGEEQRITVTGVVRPDDVRADNTVLSTYVADAQIRIEGHGPLARKQRQGVLSQILNILF; from the coding sequence ATGGGCCACAAAGCCGTTGTTATTCTCATCACCGCGGTTTTAATGGCGTCGGCGCTGGCGCCGGCAGCGCCGGCCGCGGCCGCGTCGCTGTGGACCGACAGCGGCCCGGCGGCCAACATGTACGCCGACCGGAAGGCCCACGCCGTCGGCGACATCATTACGATTATCATTAGCGAAAGCTCGAGCGCCAGTCGCACCGGCAAGGCGGAAAATGCCAAGTCAGGCAGTACCGACATGCAGGCCGGTGTCGGCATTTTCCATTGGTTGGCCGACGCCAGCGCCGGCTATTCCGATAGCTTCAAATCCCAGGGGACAATTGCCAACAGCAATAATGTATCGGCCAAGCTGACCGTGCAAGTGGTGGAAGTAAAGCCGAACGGCAATATGGTCGTGTCCGGAACGCAGAGCATTAAACAAAACGGCGAGGAACAGCGGATTACCGTCACCGGCGTGGTGCGGCCCGATGATGTGCGGGCCGATAATACCGTCCTGTCGACCTATGTTGCTGACGCCCAAATCCGCATCGAGGGGCATGGACCGCTGGCCCGCAAGCAGCGCCAGGGCGTCCTCAGCCAAATCCTGAACATTCTGTTTTAA
- the flgA gene encoding flagellar basal body P-ring formation chaperone FlgA, which produces MLRKVAVLLALCLLAVALSAPIAAATAAGQVVAGAELADAAARAAKQRLAGVDGEVTVSLDAAPTDLVVPAGELKLTVEFPYGIRFSGLTAAVVNVQVDGRHVATATVKLDIKLYREVLVAARPIAAREIITADSLRRERRDVGRLAPGYITDERQVLGLAARRALAPGAVITDSALTKPILIRRGQFIAIIARGGGIEAVAAGQALQDGAEGQVIRVQNIQSKKILSAQVLDDASALVLTYRGK; this is translated from the coding sequence ATGCTGCGGAAAGTCGCGGTACTTTTGGCCCTGTGTCTGCTGGCTGTCGCCCTGTCGGCGCCCATTGCCGCGGCAACAGCCGCCGGCCAGGTGGTTGCCGGCGCTGAGCTGGCCGACGCGGCGGCTAGGGCCGCGAAACAGCGTTTGGCCGGCGTTGACGGCGAAGTAACCGTCAGCCTGGATGCTGCGCCCACCGACCTGGTCGTCCCGGCCGGCGAGCTTAAGCTAACCGTCGAGTTTCCCTACGGCATCCGGTTCAGCGGACTGACGGCGGCAGTAGTAAACGTGCAGGTGGACGGTCGGCATGTGGCGACCGCCACCGTGAAACTGGACATCAAGCTTTACCGCGAGGTTTTGGTCGCGGCCCGGCCGATTGCGGCCCGGGAAATTATCACCGCAGACAGTCTGCGGCGCGAACGGCGCGACGTAGGGAGACTGGCGCCCGGCTACATCACCGATGAACGGCAAGTGCTCGGCCTGGCTGCCCGCCGGGCGCTGGCTCCGGGCGCCGTCATCACCGACAGCGCTCTTACCAAGCCGATCCTTATCCGGCGCGGACAATTCATTGCCATTATCGCCCGCGGCGGCGGCATCGAAGCGGTGGCCGCCGGCCAGGCCCTCCAGGACGGTGCGGAAGGCCAGGTCATCCGGGTGCAGAATATCCAGTCGAAAAAAATCCTGTCGGCCCAGGTGCTGGACGATGCGTCGGCGCTGGTGCTGACTTACCGGGGAAAGTAA
- the flgG gene encoding flagellar basal-body rod protein FlgG, with the protein MMRALWTAGSGMVAQQANVDVISNNLANVNTTGFKKSRTDFQDLMYQTIRQAGAATGADTQLPTGIQIGHGVRQVATQKIYTPGNFQQTGNPLDLAIEGDGFFQITLPDGTLAYTRDGAFKKDAQGRIVTSEGYPLEPQIIIPENATELSISADGRVTAKIPNQTDPQDLGQIQIVRFINPAGLDSIGRNLLKETAASGAPVVMNPGTDGAGTLVQQYLEMSNVQVVEEMVNMIVAQRAYEINAKAITTADDMLGQVANLKR; encoded by the coding sequence ATGATGCGTGCACTTTGGACTGCCGGGTCAGGGATGGTGGCCCAGCAGGCAAACGTTGATGTCATTTCCAACAACTTGGCCAACGTAAATACAACCGGGTTTAAAAAGAGCCGCACCGATTTTCAGGATCTCATGTACCAGACCATCCGCCAGGCGGGGGCGGCAACCGGGGCGGATACCCAACTGCCGACCGGCATCCAGATTGGCCACGGCGTCCGCCAGGTGGCCACCCAGAAAATTTACACCCCGGGCAACTTTCAGCAAACCGGCAATCCCCTTGATCTGGCCATTGAAGGCGACGGCTTTTTCCAGATTACTCTACCTGACGGTACTTTGGCCTATACCCGTGACGGCGCCTTTAAAAAAGATGCGCAGGGCCGCATCGTTACGTCCGAAGGGTATCCGTTGGAACCGCAGATAATTATCCCGGAAAACGCGACCGAACTCTCCATCTCGGCCGATGGCCGGGTAACGGCCAAAATTCCCAACCAGACCGACCCGCAGGATTTGGGGCAGATCCAAATCGTCCGGTTTATTAATCCGGCGGGCCTTGACAGCATCGGCCGCAACCTGCTGAAAGAAACGGCCGCTTCCGGCGCGCCCGTGGTTATGAACCCCGGAACGGACGGGGCGGGGACGCTCGTGCAGCAGTACCTCGAGATGTCGAACGTCCAAGTCGTGGAAGAAATGGTCAACATGATTGTTGCCCAACGGGCGTACGAGATTAATGCCAAGGCGATCACCACCGCCGATGACATGCTGGGCCAGGTCGCCAATCTTAAGCGTTAG